The segment GTCCTCCGTCGTGCCACCCGATCCACCAGTTTAAACACATCCTGCTCCAATGTGCGGGAGACCAGCTCCGTCACTGTCTCCGGCGTGATACTGCCGGAAGGCCCGGCATAGGTGGCCAGTTTCCGGATTTCCATGTCGAGGAGTCGCAGATCCCCTCCCACCTGCCGGATGAGAACCTCCGCCGTCCGGGGATGAACCTTCACCCCGGTCTCATTCAGCTTCCCTGCCACCCAACGGGGGAGTTCCTTGGAATCCAGGGGATGAAAAACAACTTCCCGGACCTGTTTTTTCAGATCCTTCACCACTTTTTTCCGCGTATCCGGCTTCTCCGCAGGCACGGTGATCACGAGCACATTCCCTTCCAGGGGTCGGGCGGCGTAGCGGACCAGCTCCTCCGGCCGGTGTTCTTGTTTCTCCCTGCGCCGGGCAGAAGTGAGAAACCAAGCGTTCTTCCCCACCACCAACCGGTGCCCGCCGAAAAAAGAGGGGGTCTCCGCCTCCAACACCAGGTCTTGGACCGACGTCTCCTCCAAGTCCATCACCGTATGATTCCATTGCCGATCCTCCCCATCACCCAACACCGCGTCCTCCAGCCGCTTGATCGCCTCCTCCATGAGGAAAGTCTCCATTCCGTAAAACAGGTAGACCGGTGCGAACCGGCCGGACTCAATCTCCTTGATCCACTTGCGATCCATGATGCGCGCCCCCCTTTTGTGAACCGGGTCTGTCCTCATTCAGGCTGGGGAGGTGTACCCTTTTGCTTTTCCCCGACTCCGGAAACCGTATGATCAAGGTATCCGCCTGCTCCCACTCCAGCCCGACCTCCTCCCTCTTCAAGGGGGGAGATCGGTACACCACTTTACCCTTTTGATCCCGGACTGTGACATGGTTCTCCGAGATGGTTGCCTGATACTCCCCGCCCGGAGACCACTCTTCCTCCCCGGAGACAAAAGAGTCGACGCCGGATTTGTTCTCCTCGGAAGATTTCGGGGGGATCTCGGATTCTTTCACCAGGGCCTTGGTCTCAAACACCTCGGGGTCGGGCCGGGATTTCCCACCTGTGGATAAGCCGATCACCGCCAGAATCACAGCGGCCGCAACCACCCCCGCCGGAATGGCACGGGACAGCCACTTCCTGCGGGATCGGGGTGTGTTCACCCTTGGTTCCGCCGGCGGCGGGCCGGCTTCATCGAGAATCCGATCCACCAGTGACACCGGCGGTTCCGGACGCGGCAGTCCGGACAGGAGACGGGAGACTTCCTCCAGTTCCCGGGCCATCTGTGCACATACAGGACACGTGGACAGATGATGGTTCAGCCTCTCCCCCTCCGCGGGAGACAGATCTCCATCCAGATTCCGCTGGATCCATTCCTGCCACTTTTCGCAACTCATGGGCGTACACCCCCCTCCCGATAGTCCGCCAACCACGATTGCAGTTTTCTGCGTCCCCGGTACAGGTGGGACTTGACGGTATTCAAGGGCAACTGAGTCGTCTCCGCGATCTCCTCATATGTAAAATCCTGCAGATAGCGTAGGATAACCACCCTCCGCTGAGGTTCCGGCAACCGGCGAATGGCGGATTTCACATCATGGGAGACACCCGCCCATTCCACCGGACTTTCCCGCCTCCCCCGGCCGGGATCCACCCTTTCATCCAAAGGAAGGATTTTTTTTCGCCTTCTCAGGAAGTCGACGGCTGTATGGAGGGCGATCCGTTGCGCCCAAGTCTCCAGCTTCGCTTCAAACCGGTAGCCGGACAGATTTCGATAAATACGGAGAAGTGCTTCCTGTGCCGCATCCAGGGCATCCTGCTGATTTCCCAACATATATAAGGCGGTACGATAGACCGGTCCTTCCAGCTCTCTCAGCAATCCGACCAGGGCTTCCCGGTCTCCATCCCGGGCCCGCCGTACCTGATCCCCCTCGACCAAATCCATCCCCCCTGGCAGAATTGACGGATCCGCACCGCCAAAAGTTGCAGTGGATTCCGAACTTTATCCAATCCCCGCTCCCATCCTGTTTCCGTCCATTGTACCATAGGAGTCGTGAAGAATTAGGGATCTTCTTCTGTGCTAAATGACGTAGATTAAATCGTACGATTTTTATATAATAATATTGATCAATAAAGCGCGGAAAGGAGTGAACAACATGCACGTCTCGGCCACAGAACTCAAGACAAACCTGGGCAAGTATATCGAGCTCGCCGCCACGGAAGATATCATCATCACGAGGAACGGCAAGGATGTCGCGCTCCTCACAAGCGTCGAAGGAAAGAAACGGGATGCACTCAAATCTCTGCGCGGTATCATCAAGGACACGGATGTGACCCGCGACGATATCCGCGAGGAAAGGCTGGACAGACACCGTGAAAGTATTGATTGATACCAACGTGGTCATCGACTACCTTGCCGACCGGATGCCCTTCGCGGACCATGCCGAACAGCTTTTGGAACTGTGCGATCAGGGAACCATCACCGGGATCATCACGACCAACGCGATCACCGACATCTACTATGTGGTCCGCAAGGTTGCCGGAAAAGAAAAAACGCTGGAATCGCTGAGGACGCTCTGCTCAGTTTTGGAAATCGCGGATGTCGGCAAAAGCGATGTGCTGGGTGCGATGGAACTCGACATACCCGACTTCGAGGATGCACTGGTCGCGCAGTGCGCCAAGAAGGTCAAGGCTGAATGCATCGTCACACGCAACACCAGCGACTTCAAAAGCTCACCAGTTCCTGCAAAGGAACCCGCCGCCTTACTCAAACAGCTCGCCTAAGCGGCTGCCGCCGAGGGGCGGCTTTTCGCGCCGGGCTGTTGGGCACAGGTCAAGAGCACCCATGCAATCATTATTTCATGCGGTGAGACATATGATTGTTGCTCATGGCCCTGTCCCTGATCCTTTAAAAAAAGGCGACCGGCGGCCGCCGGTCGCAAAAGCAGAGTATGAAGCTGTGCGAAGCTCCATCCTCAGGATACCAGGAGAGGGGGTCCATTTTTGGCACAGGTCAGGAACGGCCCATGTCAGCCAACTGAACGGCCAGCTCCGCTCCCACCCGGGCATTGTGTTTCACCAAGGCGATATTGGCCTTGAGACTGGCCCCGCCGGTCATCCTTTTCACCTCATCCAACAGGAAGGGGGTGACCTCCTTCCCGGAGATCCCCTGCTCCTCCGCTTTGGCGAGAGCCCGCCGGATGATGTCATCCATCTCATCGGCGTCGAGGGCGTCCTCCTCGGGAATCGGGTTGGCCACCACCACCCCGCCCTTCAGCCCCAGGGACCATTTGACATGGATCAGGCGGGCGATCTCTTCGGGGGTCTCCAGGGAAACATCCAGGGGATAACCGGAACGGCGGGAATAAAAGGCGGGAAACTCCTCCGTCCCCACTCCGACGACCGGCACCCCGTGGGTTTCCAGATATTCCAGGGTTAATCCGATATCCAGGATCGATTTGGCCCCGGCGCAAACCACCGCCACATCGGTGCGGGACAATTCATTCAGATCGGCGGAGATATCCAGGGTGTTCTGTCCTTCCCGGTGAACACCTCCGATCCCTCCGGTGACAAACACATCGATCCCGGCCCATTCCGCCAGGATCATGGTGGCCGCCACCGTCGTCGCCCCGTCCTTTCCCGCGGAGATCACATAGGGCAGGTCCCGGCGGCTCACCTTGAGCACTTCTTCACTGTGGGCCAGATGTTCCAGCTCTGCTTCAGTCAGGCCCACCTTCACCTTGCCGCCCAGAATGGCGAGGGTGGCCGGGACCGCGCCACGGCTGCGCACGATCTCTTCCACTTCTTTTGCCGTGTTTACATTTTCAGGATAAGGCATCCCATGGGAGATGATCGTCGACTCCAGGGCGACCACCGGTTTCCCTGCGGCCAATGCCTCACGCACTTCGGGGCTGTATTCCAGTCGATCTTGGATATTCATCATTGTTTTCCTCCCTCTTCCTTCCAGATCCCCGGTCCGAGACCCGGGGCGACACTCGCTTCTGTTTCCAATGTTGCTTTGGCAAACCTCAGGCCGGTCCGGCAGGCTGTTTCCAAATCGCTCCCCTGATGGAGGCTGCCGATCACTCCGGCGGCAAAAGCATCCCCCGCTCCGGTGACATCCACCACCTCCACCACCGGACCTGGCAGCGCACCTTCGCCATTCTCTTCATCAGCATAAAGAACTCCCGCCTCACCCCGGGTGAGAACCACATGACGGACCCCCCGTTGCCTCAGCATCCGGCACGCCTCGATTCCATCCACCTCTTCCCGGATGCCGTCTCCGACGATTTCCGATGCTTCATCCGCATTGCCGACCCACACCGTCACGCCGGTGAGATCTTTTGGCAGCCGGTCCGCCTTTGGCACCGACACCGGAACGATGGCGAGATCCACTCCATCCTCCCGGCAGCGGCGGATCAGCTCCTCCAGGGTCTCCGGCGGCAGATTGGTATCAGCGATCACGGTTTCCACCGAGCGAATCCGTGGCCACAATCGCTCCAGCAGGGAGGGGTCGATCCGGTCCAACACCTCCATATCCGCCAAGGCGAGGGCCATCTCCCCTCCCGGTTCCAACACCGCCGTGTAGCTGCCGGTTTCATCCCCGGACCACCGGGTGGACAGGCTGACATCCACACCGGAATTCCGGCAATGATCCAAAATCGCCTCCCCGTCCCGGTCCTCCCCGACTGCGGTGAGGAGTGAGACTTCCACTCCGGCTCGTGCCAGATTTTCAGCGATGTTGCGGGCCACTCCCCCAAAAGTGCGCATGCCCCGCACCGGATTGGAGGTCCCGGGACGGAGGGGACCGTGGAGACGGACCTTGCGATCCACATTGGCCCCCCCGATGCAGACCAGCCCCTTCCGGTCGGGAAGGATGTAGGCTCTTCCGACAATCTGTCCTTTGCGAGCCAGGGCGGAGATATGATAGGCCACCGCTGAGCGGGACAGGCCCAGCTGATTGGACAGTTCCTGCTGTGACACAAAGGGGTTTTCCCGGATCAGCTCCAAAACCTGCTGTTCCTTACTCGACAGCGACACCCTCATGGACATCCCCTCCATCAAATCAAACAACTGTTTATATGATAAACAAATGTCTTGATGGAAGCAAGCATAAAACGGACGGAGCCTGTTCAAACAAATAAGCCGTTCCCGTCGCCACGGAATCGGCTTTTTGCAAGTTATCCCTTATCTATCAAACTGCACATCTATTCCGAAATCGCCTCCGTCACCACGGCTGTTCCATATGCGATGATCTCAGAAGCGCCGTCCATCACTGCCGAGGTCTGCAGACGAACGGTGACGATAGCGTCGGCTCCCAGCTGTTCCGCCTCTTGGGTCATCCGCTGGATGGCGACCCGGCGGGCCTCCGTGAGCAACTCGGTATAGTCGTTGATCTCTCCGCCGACGAGATTTTTCAATCCCGCCAGAATGTCTTTGCCGATGTGTTTTGCCTGTACCGTGCTCCCTTTGACCATTCCCTTCACTTCCCGGATGCTGCGGCCGGGTACACTTTCCGTTGTCACAATGATCATGATGAATCCCTCTTTCCCTCAGTTCCAATTTTCCATCTTATTGTATCCTGACTTTCCCCGCCGGCATCCCTGTCCTCGGAAATCATCGGTTCCACTTGCACCCCGTGCGGACGGATCCGGAGGATGACCGCCCCGTGATGATCCGTCCTCCACAGCCGGACCCCGAGCGTTTTCAAACGGTCCACCACTTCGGGGGCCGGGTGGCCGAAACGATTCTCTCTGCCGACGGAGATGATCGCCTCCCGGGGACGGAGAGTCTCCAGCCACTTCTCTCCGGTGGAGGTGCGGCTCCCGTGGTGACCCACCTTTAAAAAATCGATTCGCGGCAGGTGCCAGCGTTCCAAAATCTGCTGCTCCCCCGGCTCCTCCAGGTCCCCGGGCAACAGCACGGACTGCCCGTAAGCCGTCAACAGAAGGACGATGGAAGCGTCGTTATCAGATCGGGATTTTTGATCTGCAAGCGGGGGATGGAGAACCTGCAACCGGATTCCCGGCTCCGGCTCCCACGATGTTCCCGGTTTCGATATGGCGACCGGGGTCCCTTGTCGGGACAGCTTCCCCATCAATTCCTCTTCCAGATCGGTCCCCGGAGGCAGTGGATTGCGCAACACATTCGCCACTGTCATCTCCTCAACCACCGCTCGCAACCCGCCGATGTGATCCGCATCCCCATGGGTTATCACCATCCAGTCCACACGACGGATTCCCCGGTATTTCAAATAGGGGAGCAAAACTTCTCTTCCCACTTCAAACTCCTTCCGTCGCCTCTGCCAGGGCTCTTTTTGCCAAGGGAGTGTCCCGCCCCCATCCACCAGAATCACCCGGCCACCGGGGGTTTCGATGAGGGTGGCATCCCCCTGCCCCACATCGATAAAAGTGATCCGCAGCTCCTGATCTCCTCCAGCCCAGCCTGGAAGAGAACCGATCACCACCGCGATGGCGATGATCCAGGACACTCCGCCATGCCGGGCCCGCCTCAGCCCCCCTCCACTCCAAGCCCACAACAGATAAAGGACAGAACCGGTATACCCGGCCATCCACATCCCCGAAGGAGGGGCCCAAGGGATGCGAAACAACGTCCAGGATGCCGGGAAGGACAAGAGAGACTCAACCCCTGAAAGCAGTTTGGAGGCTGCCCAGGCGGGCCAAAAACCGAAACTGACATGAAAAAGTCCCATCCCCAGGGAGAGCATGCCCAGGGGAATGACCAAAGCGGTCATCACCGGAACGACGATCCCGTTCACGGCAAAGGACAGGATGGAAAACTCGTGAAAATGGTAGATAAGCAAGGGAAATGAGGCTACCTCAGCAATCAGCGTGACCGCCGTCAGCTGATTGAAACGGGGCCAGGGCGTGGGAATCCGGCGGCTCAAGGGGCCTGTCGCCACCAGCAACGCACCTGTGACCACAAAGGAGAGTTGAAATCCCGCCTCCATCAACTGGTATGGATTCCACCACAACATCACCAGTGCCGCCAGCCCGAAGAAAGAGAGACTGTCTTTCCACCTGTTCAGAATCACCGCCACCAGCCCCATCCCGGCCATCACCGCCGCCCGGATCACCGGTGCGCCCGCCCCGGTCAGGATCGCATAGAAAGGAAGGCCCAGGAGACAGACAACAGACGTCTTCTCCCTCGTTACCCCGACCCATGTGAGAATTCCGTACAAACAACCCACGAACACTCCCACATGAAGTCCTGAGATGGCCAGCAGATGGATCAAGCCGAGAGAGCGAAAATCTTCTTCCCTTTCCAGCGGAACCGCCTCCCGGTTTCCGAGAAGCATCCCCTTCATCAATCCCGCATGATCCGAAGGGTAGAGACGATCCAATCGCTCTTCCAGCCGGTCCCGCAACCGGTCCAGTTGCCCGTGGAGGGAAGAAACCCCGGACAAGATGCGGACATCCCGGAGATTTCCTTCTCCCAGCAGATGAATTCCCTGTCGGCGGAGATAACCGCGATAATCAAATGCCCCCGGATTGCGGGGAGGGTCCGGTCGTGTCAACTTGGCGGTGGTCGTGATCTCCATTCCCCGCCTCAAACGGTGGGCAAACTGTTTCTCCTGCGGATGGTGAAGGCGGAGTTGAAACTGAATCCTCTCCTCCACTTTCAGTTCCCGTTGTCCCAACCGGACACGCTGACTGCGAACCACCAGCCGCACCCGATCCCCATCCACTTTTGCCGGGCTGACCAACTTCCCCTCCACCACCGCTGGAACAGAAGAGTGCGCCGGTACAGGGATTTGGGAGCGATTGCTCTCTTCCACTCCCCGAAAGTGAGCCGCCCCCAAAAAACATCCTGCCAAACAAAGGGTCAGAGCCAATCCCCGCATTCGCCAATAGTACCAAATCCCCCCGACCAACAGCACCGCCCCACCCAATCCCCCCCAAACCGGCCATGTCCCACCCTTCCACTGCCCCAGACCGATCCCAAGCGCCCATCCCAAAGCCAACACAAAGAAAGGCCGCTTCATCAGGTCACAACCCTCCAAAATACGGATGGTGCAATATTTCCACAAAAAATGACAATTTCCCTTTTTTACGGATGTTTTGATCCATAGTAAAAACCCCCGTCGCCGGGACGGGGGTTCCGTTTCTTACTCAATCTGTGGACTGGGGCTCTCCTTCACCCGGGGGAGGATTGGGGCTTCCCGGTTGTCCGTGCCTGTTGTCTCCTTCGTTGCCGGGAGGCTCATTACCTCGTTCTTCCCGCTGGTTCGGAGGCTGTTGCGAGTTGGGAGGCTGATTATTCTGCCCCTCCTGCTTCTCTGTCTCTTCTTTTTTCTCCTCTTTCTTTACCCGGTTACATTCGTAACATTTGAAGGGATATCCCGGCTGGGCGGGGAAGCCCGCGCCGCTGATCAGCTTGGGATCGGTTTTGACCGCCGCCCGGAACAGATTGATCCAGACATACCTGGCCCGTTTGTCGTCGGGAATCCTTTTGGGATAATCATAGCCCGTCCAGACTCCCAGCGCCACATCCGGCGTATATCCGACAAACCATACATCCTTGGTGGAGTTGGTCGTCCCCGTTTTCCCCGCCAGATGGTATCCCGGAAAGTTCCTGCCGACCAAAGTACCGGTTCCCCTCCGGATCACATCCTTCAGCATATCTGTTGTCCAATAGGCCGCCTTGGGGGAAAGGACCTGCACCGGTTCGCTCTTGTGTTCATAAACCACTTTTCCATTGGGGTCCTCAATCTTGCTGATGATATAGGGTTCGTTGAATTTCCCCTGGTTCCCCAGCATGGCATAGCCTGCCGTCATCCGTTGCACGTCAAAGCCGTAGGTGAATCCGCCGATGGCGGAAGATTCCCCGTCATACTCATGGATGGGGAAATTCATCTTGCGCAGATACTCAAATCCCGTCTGGACACCGATGGAACGCAACGCTTTAATCGCCGGAATGTTGATGGACTTGGCCAATGCTTCACGGGCTGTCATGGCACCATCATACCGATGGGTATAGTTTTTATACGTCTTGCCCCCTCCGGCACTCAGCGGTTCGTCGATGAAGATCGAGTCGGGGGAGATGACTCCCCGGTCCAGAGCGGGACCGAAGTCCAAGAGCGGCTTAATGGATGATCCCGGTTGCCGCTGCATGTCCAGAGCGTGGTTCTTTTGGTTCTTGTTGTAGTCCCGGCCCCCGACAAAAGCCAGGGTACCGCCGGTTTTGACATCGAGCAGAACCGCACCCACCTCTTCTTTGCTGTCAGCAAAGGGAGTGTTACGTGCCGCTTCGTTCATCGCTTTGTACAGGTTCTCATCCAGGGTGGTGGTGATCTTATAGCCGCCGGTCAACACTTTCTGTTGGTATTTATCCAGCGTGTCCCGGTATTTTCCCTGTTTGCTCAGCTTCTTGGGGTCCTTCCCGTCCACCTTCATCAAAACCTTGGCCGCTTCTTCCTCCACCGCCATGGTGATAAAGGGATACTTGCGGAAAGCGATCGCAGTGTCATCTTTGGTCTTGATCCCGCCCTTCACATCGTAGGCGGCTGCCTTCCGGTATTCCGCTTCGGAAATCTTGCCGTTCTCCATCATGTTGTGAAGAACCTGTTTCATCCGGTTCTGGCCGTTTTTCAGATTCTCCTCACCCCGGAAAGGGTTGTAGGCGTTGGGGCGCTGTACCATGCCCGCGATATAGGCGGCCTGCGGCAGACTGAGATCCTTCGCATCCACATCGAAAATTCCCTTGGCCGCCGCCTGGACTCCCAGCATGTTGCGGCCGCTGACGTTCTTCCCGAAGTAAACGCTGTTGAGATAAGCATTCATGATATCTTCTTTGCTGAACAGCCGCTCCAGCCGCATCGCCAGAAAGACTTCCTTGGCTTTGCGGTCCATGGTTCGTTGTTTATAATCGAGAAAAAGATTTTTGACCAGCTGCTGGGTGAGCGTACTTCCCCCGGTCTGCATATCCGCTCCGGAGACCATCTGGTATCCGGCCCGCATCAGCGACTTGGGGACGATCCCGTTGTGGGTGTAAAACTCCCGGTCTTCGGTGGAGATCAAAGCATCGATCAGGTGGGGGCTGACTTCCTTCACCGTCACCACTTTCCGGTCTTCCCCCCCGCTCAACTTCCCGATGGGGCTCCCATCACGGAAAAAAGCGTGGCTGGTCTGTGTCCAACTCGTGATCTTCACCTTGATTTCATCTTTATCCCGGACCGGTTCATCTTTGACCAGGGATGCCACATAACCAGCGGCAGCTCCCACCGTGGCCACGCTTCCCACGGCAATGATTGTGATCAGTACCAAAGATGTGAAAAGGACACCTTTCCAAACTTTTCGCATTCGTCCTGCGGGCTTAACCGCCGTTGACTCTCCCCGCCCTCTGTCCGAACGGGTTTGATCATGCCTCGCCACCGCTCAACCCTCCTTCGATTCTGAGAAATATTGTATCATATGTAGGAAATTCCGGAGAGATGGCAGTTGCAAAAATGTGAACCCAAAATGATCCAGTCCGCCATCCCCACTTACATCCGTCCTGCCACTGGACTCTGTCTTCTGTTATCCTATCACATCAAAACACAGGATAGAATCCGGCTTCAGTAGTATAATGATGGCGAGAGGACGTAGCAATCAAAAATATCTCCCTTTTGAAAAAATCCTCGAACAGAGCCGACAGAAAACGGCAGCCGGAACGCCCCCACTGTGATCCGCCGGCTCGGCATTGAAGACTTGTTCGACACCGTCGATGCGGGCAGACTGAATAAAGGAAAACCCGATCCGGAAATCTTTTTGACCGCGACGGAACAATTGGAAGTCCCCCCACCCGCTGTGCCGGGATCGAAGCTGCGGAAGCGGGGATCCGGTCCATCCGGGAGGCCGGCTGTTCGCCGTCGGAGTCGGCTCCGCCGGCTCACTGCGGGAAGCGGACTGGATCCTTGTCAATCCCTGCGGGATCACCCTGGCCGAATTGAGACGGCGTTTCCAATCGCAATCCCCGCAGAAAAAACAATTGCGGCAAGGGCGGGTCCGGTGTTAGCATAAATGGGATATTTATCTGCCAATAGAGGACCCTGCCGCGCGGATTCTTCAATCCCCAGGGGAGATTTCGGCCCGGCGGACGCCTCCAGGGTACATCATGCTGGCTGAGCGGTCAGATCACCACTTGAACGAGAGGAGGCCATGCGCCTTGTTCCGCCGTCTGATCGAGATTGTCACGATCATTGTGATGTCCGCCTTGATCGGTTTCGCCTTCAATATGTTTCTGCTGCCCCAGGAAATTCTGAGCGGAGGGGTATCCGGGATCGCCATGATTCTGGGCTTGCGCACCCCTTTCAACACCGGGATCATTATTTTCCTGTTGAACATCCCGATCCTCCTCTTGGGCTATTTTCGACTGGGAAAAAGGTTTATCGCCTACAGTTTGTTGTCGGTGGGTGTCACCTCCATCAGCATGCAGTGGATTCCCGTGAGAGGGATCTCTGATGACCCCATCCTCTCCTCCATTTTCGGGGGTGTGATCGTGGGTATAGCCACCGGTCTGATCTTCCGTTCCGGCGCTTCCACAGGCGGGTTCGACATCATCGGGATGGTGGTGAATCAGAAAAAAGAGTTCCCTCTCGGAGGGCTGATCTTCGGCATGAATGCCATCGTTGTCTTTATCTCAGGCTTTATTTTCGATTGGGACCGGGCGCTGTACACCATGATCTCCATCTTTGCCTCCGGCAAGTTGATCGACTCCGTTCACACCCGACATGTGAAACTGACCTTGATGATTATCAGCAACAAAGGAGATGCCATCAAGAAAAAGTTGTTGGCCAATTTTGTCCGGGGGATCACGGTGATCGATGCGGAAGGGGCGTACACATCGGAAAAGCGCAATGTCCTCTTCACTGTGATCACCCGCTATGAGCTGGAAGATGTGAAGCGGGTCATCCGGGAAACCGACCCCCGGGCCTTTGTCAACATCACCCAGACCGTGGATGTGATGGGTTATTTCCGTCGGAATTGATCCATCCACAGCAACAGCCCGCTGAATGATTCAGCGGGCTGTTTGAACATCAGGGCGATCTGATCCACCATGGGCGGGGTCGGCCACCGACCTCTCCCTGTCCCCAAGATGAATGATCGACATCCCGACCCTGGAATGTGTCTGATAAATCTCTGGGCCGAGCCGGTCGGGACTGGGTTTCACATGTCGTTTTCCTTGGTCTGACGATCCAAAATCACTCCATGTGAAACCCAACCCTCCCTCTGTTACTCCTACAACGTCTCACATTCCACAAAAATTTGAATTGACCTGCCACGCCCTAAACCACTTGGGCCGGCGGGGAAACCTTCGCTTTCTTCCAGGCGGGCAGGCTGACCGGCACCACCTCATCGGCATAGATCAGGCCCATCCCGTCCGTCACATATA is part of the Kroppenstedtia eburnea genome and harbors:
- the holA gene encoding DNA polymerase III subunit delta, with product MDRKWIKEIESGRFAPVYLFYGMETFLMEEAIKRLEDAVLGDGEDRQWNHTVMDLEETSVQDLVLEAETPSFFGGHRLVVGKNAWFLTSARRREKQEHRPEELVRYAARPLEGNVLVITVPAEKPDTRKKVVKDLKKQVREVVFHPLDSKELPRWVAGKLNETGVKVHPRTAEVLIRQVGGDLRLLDMEIRKLATYAGPSGSITPETVTELVSRTLEQDVFKLVDRVARRRTAEGIALFYDLLQNREEPIRILALIIRQFRLMLQVKVLAAKGMSEREIASTLKVHPYPVKLALRQVNTCSEGALREWLFQAIEAEREIKSGRIDKTLAVERLILSVR
- a CDS encoding zf-HC2 domain-containing protein, encoding MSCEKWQEWIQRNLDGDLSPAEGERLNHHLSTCPVCAQMARELEEVSRLLSGLPRPEPPVSLVDRILDEAGPPPAEPRVNTPRSRRKWLSRAIPAGVVAAAVILAVIGLSTGGKSRPDPEVFETKALVKESEIPPKSSEENKSGVDSFVSGEEEWSPGGEYQATISENHVTVRDQKGKVVYRSPPLKREEVGLEWEQADTLIIRFPESGKSKRVHLPSLNEDRPGSQKGGAHHGSQVDQGD
- a CDS encoding RNA polymerase sigma factor, with product MDLVEGDQVRRARDGDREALVGLLRELEGPVYRTALYMLGNQQDALDAAQEALLRIYRNLSGYRFEAKLETWAQRIALHTAVDFLRRRKKILPLDERVDPGRGRRESPVEWAGVSHDVKSAIRRLPEPQRRVVILRYLQDFTYEEIAETTQLPLNTVKSHLYRGRRKLQSWLADYREGGVRP
- a CDS encoding type II toxin-antitoxin system Phd/YefM family antitoxin, which codes for MHVSATELKTNLGKYIELAATEDIIITRNGKDVALLTSVEGKKRDALKSLRGIIKDTDVTRDDIREERLDRHRESID
- a CDS encoding type II toxin-antitoxin system VapC family toxin — encoded protein: MKVLIDTNVVIDYLADRMPFADHAEQLLELCDQGTITGIITTNAITDIYYVVRKVAGKEKTLESLRTLCSVLEIADVGKSDVLGAMELDIPDFEDALVAQCAKKVKAECIVTRNTSDFKSSPVPAKEPAALLKQLA
- a CDS encoding pseudouridine-5'-phosphate glycosidase; amino-acid sequence: MQDRLEYSPEVREALAAGKPVVALESTIISHGMPYPENVNTAKEVEEIVRSRGAVPATLAILGGKVKVGLTEAELEHLAHSEEVLKVSRRDLPYVISAGKDGATTVAATMILAEWAGIDVFVTGGIGGVHREGQNTLDISADLNELSRTDVAVVCAGAKSILDIGLTLEYLETHGVPVVGVGTEEFPAFYSRRSGYPLDVSLETPEEIARLIHVKWSLGLKGGVVVANPIPEEDALDADEMDDIIRRALAKAEEQGISGKEVTPFLLDEVKRMTGGASLKANIALVKHNARVGAELAVQLADMGRS
- a CDS encoding carbohydrate kinase produces the protein MRVSLSSKEQQVLELIRENPFVSQQELSNQLGLSRSAVAYHISALARKGQIVGRAYILPDRKGLVCIGGANVDRKVRLHGPLRPGTSNPVRGMRTFGGVARNIAENLARAGVEVSLLTAVGEDRDGEAILDHCRNSGVDVSLSTRWSGDETGSYTAVLEPGGEMALALADMEVLDRIDPSLLERLWPRIRSVETVIADTNLPPETLEELIRRCREDGVDLAIVPVSVPKADRLPKDLTGVTVWVGNADEASEIVGDGIREEVDGIEACRMLRQRGVRHVVLTRGEAGVLYADEENGEGALPGPVVEVVDVTGAGDAFAAGVIGSLHQGSDLETACRTGLRFAKATLETEASVAPGLGPGIWKEEGGKQ
- a CDS encoding YbjQ family protein, whose product is MIIVTTESVPGRSIREVKGMVKGSTVQAKHIGKDILAGLKNLVGGEINDYTELLTEARRVAIQRMTQEAEQLGADAIVTVRLQTSAVMDGASEIIAYGTAVVTEAISE
- a CDS encoding DNA internalization-related competence protein ComEC/Rec2 codes for the protein MKRPFFVLALGWALGIGLGQWKGGTWPVWGGLGGAVLLVGGIWYYWRMRGLALTLCLAGCFLGAAHFRGVEESNRSQIPVPAHSSVPAVVEGKLVSPAKVDGDRVRLVVRSQRVRLGQRELKVEERIQFQLRLHHPQEKQFAHRLRRGMEITTTAKLTRPDPPRNPGAFDYRGYLRRQGIHLLGEGNLRDVRILSGVSSLHGQLDRLRDRLEERLDRLYPSDHAGLMKGMLLGNREAVPLEREEDFRSLGLIHLLAISGLHVGVFVGCLYGILTWVGVTREKTSVVCLLGLPFYAILTGAGAPVIRAAVMAGMGLVAVILNRWKDSLSFFGLAALVMLWWNPYQLMEAGFQLSFVVTGALLVATGPLSRRIPTPWPRFNQLTAVTLIAEVASFPLLIYHFHEFSILSFAVNGIVVPVMTALVIPLGMLSLGMGLFHVSFGFWPAWAASKLLSGVESLLSFPASWTLFRIPWAPPSGMWMAGYTGSVLYLLWAWSGGGLRRARHGGVSWIIAIAVVIGSLPGWAGGDQELRITFIDVGQGDATLIETPGGRVILVDGGGTLPWQKEPWQRRRKEFEVGREVLLPYLKYRGIRRVDWMVITHGDADHIGGLRAVVEEMTVANVLRNPLPPGTDLEEELMGKLSRQGTPVAISKPGTSWEPEPGIRLQVLHPPLADQKSRSDNDASIVLLLTAYGQSVLLPGDLEEPGEQQILERWHLPRIDFLKVGHHGSRTSTGEKWLETLRPREAIISVGRENRFGHPAPEVVDRLKTLGVRLWRTDHHGAVILRIRPHGVQVEPMISEDRDAGGESQDTIRWKIGTEGKRDSS